In Glycine max cultivar Williams 82 chromosome 10, Glycine_max_v4.0, whole genome shotgun sequence, the DNA window atgacttaaaaatatatttggttggaTAATATTACTCAAGTAGTTTTTCAGTTTTACTTGATGTTGCTCTCGTATAAATACAACGGAAAAAGTTAGGAACCCAAGCGACTATCCAAACATAATGGTTTTATTAGTTGGAATGGAACTTCCTCCCTACAAATCATCTAGTTGGACCACGGTTATGTACTGAGTTTGACCAAGATCCAATCTATCATCAAAAGCACATTGATCTCAGGTTGAATTTCATTCTAGATCTGATTGAAGATAAATTATTTACTGCAAAGTAGCCACTAAAACCAATATATGTTGTTGACTAAGCTTTTTGTCCACTAAGAACTAAGAAGTTCATGCATAGCTTGGACTTGTTGAATGTTCTCATACTTTAAGACATTTCAGGGTGATTTGGCACGAGAGTATTCAAGTCAAGGTGGAGAATTGCTAAAATGTCttgaattttatgttaatgGGCTGACTAAAATCATGTACGACCTGACAAGACATTTTAGAGCTCTCATTTAGAATGAAATTGGTGCCTTGTAATTGAAGTCAGCTATGGGGTTACAAAACAGGGAAAGATGAAGGGGTTGATTCATTATATAAAAACGTAAGACTCTCTGTATATGTTCTTTGTGTGAAAAACATTAGAATCTCTTGACTATTCATGGATGTAGGTCACATTTGCTTCTAACCACATAAATTATGTGTTTCCTCTTTCTCTACACTTAATCTTTGTTTGCGCCATAACACTTCTTATAGTTAGAGTCGAAGATGTCTAATTTTAACTTGAAATCTACAAGAACAAAGTGTAATTGTCTCATTTAGATTTTAGATATTTCCGATGCCATTATCTATGTTTGGTTGAACTATAACCATGCCAATCAAAATCTAAATGGTTTATACATGTAGGACAGGCACTGTTGTCATCATTCCTTTTAggtagcatatatatataattttgaggAAGACAACATCTGCATCCTTCAAATATTCTATTCTTGAGGAAAAGagtattcatttttcaattatttctctTGTCCTCTGCACAGAGCTTCAAGTATATATTGTTTAGCTACTTAATTAATACCTATGACTAGCAATGTTTCACTTCACTCTCTTGGCCGGCAACataaaattcagaaaataaaaatctaatttcTAACTAACAGTGTCTGTTCTTGTACTTGACGATAAGCCTTGTATATATGTTGATTATGGTTACTCATTTTGCCTCAGCCTCGTGACAGAACATTAGCTTAGCATTGACTACTTGGCAAATCTATCGAATTTGCAGAAAATAATGTCAAGAAAGGAAGAACGGTCATCCAGAAAAGATGAATATAACAAATCTCTGCCTCCATTTGATACCAGGAGTGGATACGATTCAAGAACAGGCATTTACCACTCGCTAGTTAAGCTTGGCACAAAGCATGAAATCCCAACAAAGCCTGACCTTGGCACTGCCAATTTTGTGCTGTCACAGTTTCCACAAGCACACCTTGCTGAGGCAAGAATTGCATTCATTGATTCAGGTACTAATCGGAGTGTAAGCTATGGCGAGCTAAGACGGTCTATTTACTCCCTTGCATCAGCTTTGTTCAATCGACTTAAGGTTAGGAAAGGTGATGTGGTATTTGTATTGTCACCAAACTCAACCTTGTACTCAACCATATGCCTAGCTGTGTTATCAGTTGGAGCAGTTGTGACCACTGCCAACCCCATCAACACTGAATCAGAAATTGCCAAGCAAGTGCATGATTCAGGTGCAAAACTAGCCATCTCAACACTAGAGGATCTACACAAATTGGTCCCAACTGGGATTCCTACAATTCTCACTTCTCGTCCTTTTGACGGCAACATGTTATCAATTGAAGAGTTAATAGAAGACTGTTATGGTTCACCACAGTTGCCACAAGTTCCTGTGGCACAATCAGACACTGCTGCTATACTTTACTCTTCGGGGACCACAGGGAGAAGCAAAGGTGTACTTCTGACACATGCAAATATCATTTCCATAATGAGACTACTCTTCTGGCAAGTTGATGTCAGTGGATCCCAAGATGATGTTTTCTTTGCCTTCATTCCGATGTTTCATATCTATGGAATGATTTTCTTTGGATTAGGATTGCTGTGTATCGGTATTACAACAGTTTTGATGCAGAAATATGACTTCCAAGCTATGCTTGTTGCAATCCAGAAGTACAAGGTGAATAACTTACCAGCAGTGCCACCAGTGATCCTCGCACTAGTAAAACATTCAAGCAAAGTTAAGTGTGACTTGTCCAGCCTAAAAAGGGTGGGATCAGGTGCTGCACCTTTGAGCAAGGAAGTGGCACAAGAGTTTAGAAGGATGTTTCCTTCGGTTGAACTAAGGCAAGGTTATGGCCTAACAGAAAGTAGTGGTGGAGCAGCATTTTTTGCCTCTGATAAAGATGCTAAAGCTCATCCAGATTCATGTGGGAAGTTGATTCCAACTTTTTGTGCAAAAGTGATAGACATTGAAACGGGGAAGCCTTTGCCTCCTCGCAAAGAAGGAGAGTTATGGTTCAAAAGTCCTACAATTATGAAAGAATATCTAGGAAATATGGAAGAAACAAGTGCAACAATTGATTCAGAAGGTTGGTTGAGGACTGGTGATCTTGGTTACATTGATGAGAATGGATTTGTTTATATAGTCGAACGAATAAAGGAGCTAATCAAGCACAATGGGTATCAGGTACTCAAAGCCATAAAAGTTTTAGTTTTCAACTAGAATATCACTATCAGTAGAATGCTATAGTTATCAAGGTAACTTATTGCTTGTCTCAGGTGGCTCCTGCAGAATTGGAATCCGTGCTGCTAAGTCACCCCCTTATAGTTGATGCAGCAGTTATACCGTGTGTTATCCTCTCACATTTTCACTCTCATTTTTCATTATCTGTGTGAATTTCCCATGTGAAAACAATATGTTGCAGGGTTGAAGATGAAGAAACTGGACAGATACCAATGGCATATGTGGTGATAGCAGCAGGTTCTGAACTCTCAGAAGACCAAGTCATTCAATTTGTTGCAGGCGAGGTCATTATCTTTCCTATGgtcattttaatttgttttttctttcacttataGTTTCCCTGGAATCTTAAGTTGGGAATCCTGGGAATTTTTTTTGCCAAGTTTCCCACGAAAATATTCTCATGGGAAAGGTGTGAATATAAGTTTCCCAAGTTTAGTCAACCAAACAAATTTAGGCATTCTTAGGAATCATGATTCCCAGAAATGGTGATTCTaaaaaatttcccttatacCAAACGCTCCCTTTATTGGAAATTTTCAGGTAGCTCCATATAAGAAAGTGAGAAGGGTGAGTTTTATTGACACTATTCCAAAGTCAGCTGCTGGCAAGATATTACGCAAGGATCTTGTTTCTCAAAGCAGGCATCAACTTGTCTCCAAGTTATGAATAATTGGTAGTATTCTAGTAAGATATCAAATCGTTAGTCTTACATGTACTTATGCAGTCTGAAGGTCtcaattttctagacatctaaTGTgtgtaaaattagtttaaacgGATCTggtaaaaagaagagaagaatcgaCTCACCAGACACAGTGAAATCAGAATTCAACTGGGTGATACTTCTTTTATAAAGAGTATTTGCCCTTTGTTGTTTTGATCTCGTGAGTGAATTCTATATTATTTTGTCaccttttgagttatttttttataaacacaacaatatcaaaaatttataatactcaCACACACCTACTCAACCAACTGACTTAGATCCTTTGGTTTCCTTTTAAGCCTTTGATTGCCTGTAGCACCCCCATTTGTATTAAATGGATCAATTTTAAGATTGTATGTGTCGTGGCTAATTTAGCTTCTGTAGCTATAGTTGCATAGATTTTCGGTTTATACAAAGACCCACTCCTATCTGAATAATTTGACACATAACCTCCGTGGAAACCAACTGGAGTTATCTACTCAGTGGAAAAAATCAGTTAATTCACTTTGGTTTTTCAGGTTTTCCCTCTTGAGATCTGACTAACTaacagtttttaattttaattatataataaatcaggtttttggtttatatttgagaagaaaaaaaactataatacacgatcattttaattacaaattaaactatcatatatgattaatttaataatttttataataattatcttaaaaaatcatactaacgttgatttaattttttactagaTGATAGTATaaaagttttatcatttggaatTTTATCTGTTGGAATTGTGTCCGTACAAATCATTTTATAatgaatcaaattttataaaaaaaaatgtctgtATGAGGAATGCATTTAAGGCTAAATCCTGAtggattcatgatttttttacaaaaacaatttaagtcaatagaaacatttttttattgtgttattatgtgcaaaaaaaaaaaattttaatacaatGGAAACATATCTGTTGTGCAAAACAGTGTTTTCACTGTGTTAAGAGAGGGGGGGCTGAAGAAGGGagttaaataagaaattaaaaaaaaaatgaagaatgagaagaaaaaaagggggtgagaataacaaaaccaaaaattgaacataattatattt includes these proteins:
- the LOC100775413 gene encoding 4-coumarate--CoA ligase-like 5, with protein sequence MSRKEERSSRKDEYNKSLPPFDTRSGYDSRTGIYHSLVKLGTKHEIPTKPDLGTANFVLSQFPQAHLAEARIAFIDSGTNRSVSYGELRRSIYSLASALFNRLKVRKGDVVFVLSPNSTLYSTICLAVLSVGAVVTTANPINTESEIAKQVHDSGAKLAISTLEDLHKLVPTGIPTILTSRPFDGNMLSIEELIEDCYGSPQLPQVPVAQSDTAAILYSSGTTGRSKGVLLTHANIISIMRLLFWQVDVSGSQDDVFFAFIPMFHIYGMIFFGLGLLCIGITTVLMQKYDFQAMLVAIQKYKVNNLPAVPPVILALVKHSSKVKCDLSSLKRVGSGAAPLSKEVAQEFRRMFPSVELRQGYGLTESSGGAAFFASDKDAKAHPDSCGKLIPTFCAKVIDIETGKPLPPRKEGELWFKSPTIMKEYLGNMEETSATIDSEGWLRTGDLGYIDENGFVYIVERIKELIKHNGYQVAPAELESVLLSHPLIVDAAVIPVEDEETGQIPMAYVVIAAGSELSEDQVIQFVAGEVAPYKKVRRVSFIDTIPKSAAGKILRKDLVSQSRHQLVSKL